In one Umezawaea sp. Da 62-37 genomic region, the following are encoded:
- a CDS encoding ferredoxin — protein MRIEADTAKCCGAGMCALTDPDLFDQSEEDGTVLVLVTEPGPEHHATAREAAALCPAGAITVHG, from the coding sequence GTGAGGATCGAGGCCGACACCGCGAAGTGCTGCGGGGCGGGGATGTGCGCGCTCACCGACCCCGACCTGTTCGACCAGAGCGAGGAGGACGGCACGGTCCTCGTCCTGGTCACCGAACCCGGTCCCGAGCACCACGCCACGGCCCGTGAAGCCGCCGCGCTGTGCCCGGCGGGTGCCATCACCGTTCACGGGTGA
- a CDS encoding cytochrome P450 — translation MTETITAALPTTRDNAFDPPAELGVLRGEAPLHRLRFPDGHVGWLVTNHELVREIMADRRFSSRSELHHSVITRADGQPVRRPAATPGLFIGMDAPDHTRYRKLLTGQFTVRRMNQLSARIEEIVLDHLKAMRANGTSADLVAAFALPIPSLVICELLGVPSDERHVFQEDTALALRLETTAEEAFAAFERIKDFIRDLVVRKRTTPGDDMLSGLIASGEHLDDEEITGMGVLLLVAGHETTANMLGLGTLALLANPDQLAALKADPSLIGNTVEELLRYLSIIQFGTTRTALEDVAIGGEVVKAGDTLSLSVAAANRDPERFDDPDRLDVRRPASGHMSFGHGVHQCLGQQLARIEMRIGYSALFAEFPDLRLAVPADEVPLRTDMAIYGVHALPVEWS, via the coding sequence ATGACCGAAACGATCACCGCTGCCCTGCCGACGACGCGCGACAACGCGTTCGACCCACCTGCGGAACTGGGGGTTCTCCGCGGGGAAGCACCGCTGCACCGGCTCCGCTTCCCCGACGGGCACGTGGGCTGGCTCGTCACGAACCACGAGCTGGTCCGCGAGATCATGGCCGACCGCCGGTTCAGCTCGCGGAGCGAACTGCACCACTCCGTCATCACCCGCGCCGACGGCCAGCCGGTGCGGCGGCCCGCCGCGACGCCCGGCCTGTTCATCGGGATGGACGCGCCGGACCACACGAGGTACCGCAAGCTGCTGACCGGCCAGTTCACCGTGCGCAGGATGAACCAGCTGTCGGCGCGCATCGAGGAGATCGTCCTCGATCACTTGAAGGCGATGCGCGCGAACGGCACCTCGGCCGACCTGGTCGCGGCGTTCGCGCTCCCCATCCCCTCGCTGGTGATCTGCGAGCTGCTCGGCGTCCCCTCCGACGAGCGGCACGTGTTCCAGGAGGACACCGCCCTGGCGCTGCGGCTGGAGACGACCGCGGAGGAGGCCTTCGCCGCTTTCGAGCGGATCAAGGACTTCATCCGCGACCTCGTGGTGCGCAAGCGGACCACCCCCGGCGACGACATGCTCAGCGGCCTGATCGCGAGCGGTGAGCACCTCGACGACGAGGAGATCACCGGCATGGGCGTCCTGCTGCTGGTCGCCGGGCACGAGACGACGGCCAACATGCTCGGGCTCGGCACGCTGGCGCTGCTCGCCAACCCGGACCAGCTCGCCGCGCTGAAGGCGGACCCCTCGCTGATCGGCAACACCGTCGAGGAGCTGCTGCGGTACCTGTCGATCATCCAGTTCGGCACCACCCGCACGGCGCTGGAGGACGTGGCGATCGGCGGCGAGGTGGTCAAGGCGGGCGACACGCTGTCGCTGTCGGTGGCCGCCGCCAACCGCGACCCCGAGCGGTTCGACGACCCCGACCGGTTGGACGTCCGGCGCCCGGCGAGCGGGCACATGAGCTTCGGGCACGGCGTGCACCAGTGCCTCGGCCAGCAGCTCGCCCGCATCGAGATGCGGATCGGCTACTCGGCGCTGTTCGCCGAGTTCCCGGACCTGCGCCTCGCGGTACCCGCGGACGAGGTGCCGCTGCGCACCGACATGGCCATCTACGGGGTCCACGCGCTGCCGGTGGAGTGGTCGTGA
- a CDS encoding ATP-binding cassette domain-containing protein — protein sequence MRALLVQPRHAHLRTEDLGKGFEARPVLSGVHLTASAGQRLGVIGENGRGKSTLLRLLAGALEPDTGSVTRHGSVAMAAQELPFADDDTVGTLLDRALASARAAVAEVDGAATALADAEPGADDRYAAALAEAERLEAWDAERRADLALAALAAPSDRALRLAGLSVGQRYRVRLACVLAERADILLLDEPTNHLDASGVDHLTARLREHQGVVVLVSHDRMLLDEVCTALLDLDPNAEGEVVLHGGGYSSYKSAKAAERARWEQRYALESSRDAELREEVSAAEARLVTSWRPPKGAGKHKRATRAPGRMRNAARRLEELTGRRVPKPPAPLRFASPELETGPEDEVLLSASGVAVPGRLRPHPDVAVTAGGRLVVSGANGAGKSTLLGVLAGRVVPASGVVSRGDRTRIGLLAQESDFPDPSLSPVRLAGGDPEPLRGLGLLPDVDLTRPVGRLSTGQRRRLSLALLLLRAPHVLLLDEPTNHLSIALVDELTEALLVTAAAVVVATHDRRLRADLDGWPTLELI from the coding sequence GTGCGCGCACTGCTCGTACAACCCCGCCATGCCCATCTGCGGACCGAGGACCTGGGCAAGGGCTTCGAAGCACGGCCGGTCCTGTCCGGCGTCCACCTGACCGCGTCGGCCGGGCAGCGCCTCGGCGTGATCGGCGAGAACGGCCGGGGCAAGTCCACGCTGCTGCGGCTGCTCGCGGGCGCCCTGGAGCCGGACACCGGCTCGGTGACCCGGCACGGCTCGGTCGCCATGGCCGCGCAGGAACTGCCGTTCGCCGACGACGACACCGTCGGCACGCTGCTGGACCGGGCCCTCGCCTCCGCGCGGGCGGCGGTGGCCGAGGTGGACGGTGCGGCGACCGCGCTGGCCGACGCCGAGCCGGGCGCCGACGACCGGTACGCGGCGGCGCTGGCCGAGGCGGAACGGCTGGAGGCGTGGGACGCCGAACGCCGGGCCGACCTGGCGCTGGCCGCGCTGGCCGCCCCCTCCGACCGCGCCCTGCGGCTGGCGGGGCTGTCCGTGGGGCAGCGCTACCGGGTGCGGCTGGCGTGCGTGCTGGCCGAGCGCGCGGACATCCTGCTGCTCGACGAGCCGACCAACCACCTCGACGCCTCCGGCGTGGACCACCTGACCGCGCGGCTGCGCGAGCACCAGGGCGTGGTCGTGCTGGTCAGCCACGACCGGATGCTGCTGGACGAGGTCTGCACGGCGCTGCTCGACCTGGACCCGAACGCCGAGGGCGAGGTGGTGCTGCACGGCGGCGGCTACTCCTCCTACAAGTCGGCCAAGGCGGCGGAACGGGCGCGGTGGGAGCAGCGCTACGCCCTGGAGTCGTCCAGGGACGCCGAGTTGCGGGAGGAGGTGTCCGCCGCCGAAGCCCGGCTGGTGACGTCCTGGCGGCCTCCCAAGGGGGCGGGAAAGCACAAGCGGGCGACGCGGGCACCGGGCCGGATGCGCAACGCGGCCCGCCGTCTGGAGGAGCTGACCGGGCGGCGGGTGCCGAAGCCGCCCGCCCCGCTGCGGTTCGCGAGCCCCGAACTGGAGACGGGTCCGGAGGACGAGGTGCTGCTCAGCGCGTCCGGGGTCGCGGTGCCCGGTCGGCTGCGGCCGCACCCGGACGTCGCGGTGACCGCGGGCGGGCGGCTGGTCGTGTCCGGCGCGAACGGGGCGGGCAAGTCGACGCTGCTGGGCGTGCTGGCCGGTCGGGTCGTCCCGGCGTCCGGTGTGGTGAGCCGCGGCGACCGGACCAGGATCGGGCTGCTGGCGCAGGAGTCGGACTTCCCGGACCCGTCGCTGAGCCCGGTGCGGCTGGCGGGCGGCGACCCGGAACCGCTGCGCGGACTGGGCCTGCTGCCCGACGTGGACCTCACCCGGCCCGTGGGCAGGCTGTCGACCGGACAGCGCAGGCGGCTGTCCCTCGCGCTGCTGCTCCTGCGCGCGCCGCACGTGCTGCTGCTCGACGAGCCGACGAACCACCTGTCGATCGCGCTGGTCGACGAGCTGACCGAGGCGCTGCTGGTGACCGCCGCGGCCGTCGTCGTGGCCACGCACGACCGGAGGCTGCGGGCCGACCTGGACGGCTGGCCGACCCTGGAACTCATTTGA
- a CDS encoding phosphatase PAP2 family protein — protein sequence MIELSAALYLFIAGIAHATPDWVHVIADVGTDAGLLVFAALFAWNAWRSRGKPHYKLALVAPFGVIGAYLVSEVAKTFIQEERPCRAVVGALFIAECPAVGDWSFPSNHATIAAACAAVLATIWGRVALVVFPLAMLMAFSRVFVGVHYPHDVAAGFLVGATVGALLALLATRLVGPAKEEPRVPAGPRVEQRHPGHHDAAATERIRVTRPRR from the coding sequence ATGATCGAGTTGAGCGCAGCCCTCTACCTGTTCATCGCGGGCATCGCCCACGCGACCCCCGACTGGGTGCACGTGATCGCGGACGTCGGCACCGACGCGGGTCTGCTGGTGTTCGCGGCCCTCTTCGCCTGGAACGCTTGGCGCAGCAGGGGAAAACCGCACTACAAGCTCGCGCTGGTGGCACCGTTCGGGGTGATCGGCGCCTACCTGGTGAGCGAGGTCGCGAAGACCTTCATCCAGGAGGAGCGCCCCTGCCGGGCGGTCGTCGGGGCGTTGTTCATCGCCGAGTGCCCGGCCGTCGGGGACTGGTCGTTCCCCAGCAACCACGCGACGATCGCGGCGGCCTGCGCGGCGGTGCTCGCGACCATCTGGGGCCGGGTCGCCCTCGTGGTGTTCCCATTGGCGATGCTGATGGCTTTCTCACGGGTCTTCGTCGGCGTGCACTACCCGCACGACGTCGCCGCGGGGTTCCTGGTGGGCGCGACGGTCGGCGCGCTGCTGGCGCTGCTGGCGACCAGACTGGTCGGTCCGGCGAAGGAGGAACCGCGGGTGCCTGCGGGTCCGCGCGTCGAACAGCGCCACCCCGGACACCACGACGCCGCGGCCACCGAACGGATCCGGGTCACGCGCCCCCGGCGTTAG
- a CDS encoding nitric oxide synthase oxygenase — MPLPPSLVENAVAVPATEVDIAEAEEFIRLHHEENHDLGPVEDRLAEVHAEIAATGTYRHTTTELTFGARVAWRNSARCIGRLYWRSLKVRDLRDLQDPKEVADECVEHLRIATNAGKIRPVMTVFAPDEPGHPGPRVRNEQLIRYAAYRGPDGGVLGDRRNLELTDLAITRGWQPPRTRGPFDILPVLVETSDGESGMVDLPPDAVLEVPLSHPELPWLAKLGLRWHAVPVISNMRLRIGGIDYPAAPFNGWYMGTEIGARNLADNDRYDLLPYLGKRMGLDTSNEQTLWRDRALVELNRAVLHSFAEAGVTITDHHTESQRFLTHVQKEEAAGRTCPADWSWIVPPMSGSLTPVFHRYYDKEELLPNFFPGGTTGTCPVIH; from the coding sequence ATGCCCCTCCCCCCGTCGCTTGTCGAGAACGCCGTGGCCGTACCGGCCACCGAGGTCGACATCGCCGAGGCGGAGGAGTTCATCCGGCTTCACCACGAGGAAAACCATGACCTAGGCCCGGTGGAGGACCGTCTCGCCGAAGTGCACGCGGAGATCGCGGCGACCGGCACCTACCGGCACACCACAACGGAGTTGACCTTCGGCGCCAGGGTTGCCTGGCGCAACAGCGCGCGATGCATCGGCAGGCTGTACTGGCGCAGCCTGAAGGTGCGGGACCTGCGAGATCTCCAAGATCCCAAGGAGGTGGCGGACGAGTGCGTCGAGCACCTGCGGATCGCCACCAACGCGGGCAAGATCCGGCCCGTGATGACCGTGTTCGCCCCCGACGAACCCGGCCACCCCGGTCCTCGCGTCCGCAACGAGCAGCTCATCCGGTACGCGGCCTACCGCGGCCCGGACGGCGGTGTGCTGGGCGACCGCCGCAACCTCGAACTCACCGACCTCGCGATCACCCGCGGCTGGCAGCCACCACGAACCCGCGGCCCGTTCGACATCCTCCCGGTGCTGGTCGAGACCTCGGACGGCGAGTCCGGCATGGTCGACCTCCCCCCGGACGCCGTCCTCGAGGTCCCGCTCAGCCATCCGGAACTGCCCTGGCTGGCCAAACTCGGCCTCCGCTGGCACGCCGTGCCCGTGATCAGCAACATGCGGTTGCGGATCGGCGGCATCGACTACCCGGCCGCACCGTTCAACGGCTGGTACATGGGCACCGAGATCGGCGCCCGCAACCTCGCCGACAACGACCGCTACGACCTCCTCCCGTACCTCGGCAAAAGGATGGGACTGGACACCTCCAACGAGCAGACGCTCTGGCGCGACCGCGCACTGGTCGAGCTGAACCGAGCCGTCCTGCACTCGTTCGCCGAAGCGGGCGTCACCATCACCGACCACCACACCGAATCCCAGCGCTTCCTGACCCACGTGCAGAAGGAAGAAGCAGCAGGCCGCACCTGCCCAGCCGACTGGTCCTGGATCGTTCCCCCCATGTCCGGCTCCCTGACACCGGTCTTCCACCGCTACTACGACAAGGAAGAACTCCTACCCAACTTCTTCCCCGGCGGCACCACCGGCACCTGCCCGGTCATCCACTAG
- a CDS encoding NAD(P) transhydrogenase subunit alpha: MRVGIPAESRPAERRVACVPDTVRTLVGAGLAVDVQSGAGTHAYAADAAYRAAGAQVVAQDPVGEVEVVLSVQPLEIAQARRLRPGDVTISFLSPSNELELVRVLAERGVTSFSLDLLPRVTRAQGADALSSQALVAGYRAVLVAAERLPRFLPMFTTAAGTVPPAKVLVLGAGVAGLQAIATARRLGAVVEAYDVRAAAAEEVRSLGARFVELPLETQQGVYAAEQSETFLERQRELIAERVAASDVVITTAAIPGRAAPVLVTTDMLKAMAPGSVVVDLAAESGGNCAASVAGEDVWVGEVLVHGAKNMPSGMPVHASKLYARNAANLLMMMTKDGVVEPDLTDEVLAGCCLTHAGEVRHEPTRGLL; the protein is encoded by the coding sequence GTGAGAGTCGGGATCCCCGCGGAGTCGCGGCCCGCCGAGCGCCGCGTGGCCTGCGTCCCGGATACGGTGCGCACGCTGGTCGGCGCGGGTCTTGCAGTGGACGTCCAGTCGGGCGCAGGGACGCACGCGTACGCCGCCGACGCGGCGTACCGGGCGGCCGGCGCCCAGGTCGTCGCGCAGGACCCGGTCGGTGAGGTCGAAGTAGTCCTGTCCGTCCAACCACTCGAGATCGCCCAGGCGCGCAGGCTGCGCCCCGGCGACGTGACGATCAGCTTCCTGTCCCCGTCGAACGAGCTGGAACTCGTCCGCGTCCTGGCCGAACGCGGGGTCACCTCGTTCAGCCTCGACCTGCTCCCGCGGGTCACCCGCGCGCAAGGCGCCGACGCCCTGTCCTCCCAGGCCTTGGTCGCGGGTTACCGCGCGGTCCTGGTGGCGGCCGAACGGCTGCCGAGGTTCCTCCCCATGTTCACCACGGCCGCCGGCACCGTGCCACCCGCGAAAGTCCTCGTGCTCGGCGCCGGCGTAGCAGGCCTGCAAGCCATCGCGACCGCACGCAGACTCGGCGCCGTCGTGGAGGCCTACGACGTGCGCGCCGCGGCGGCCGAAGAGGTCCGCAGCCTCGGCGCGCGCTTCGTCGAACTGCCCCTGGAGACGCAGCAGGGGGTCTACGCGGCCGAGCAGTCCGAGACGTTCCTGGAACGCCAACGGGAGCTGATCGCCGAACGGGTCGCCGCGTCCGACGTGGTGATCACGACCGCGGCGATCCCCGGTCGGGCGGCGCCGGTGCTGGTGACCACCGACATGCTCAAGGCGATGGCGCCCGGTTCGGTCGTGGTCGACCTGGCGGCGGAGTCCGGCGGCAACTGCGCGGCATCGGTGGCGGGCGAGGACGTCTGGGTCGGCGAGGTGCTGGTGCACGGCGCCAAGAACATGCCCAGCGGCATGCCGGTCCACGCCAGCAAGCTCTACGCCCGCAACGCGGCGAACCTGCTGATGATGATGACGAAGGACGGCGTGGTCGAGCCGGACCTCACCGACGAGGTGCTCGCCGGGTGCTGCCTGACGCACGCGGGCGAGGTGCGGCACGAGCCGACCAGGGGGCTGCTGTGA
- a CDS encoding NAD(P) transhydrogenase subunit alpha produces MIDLLTIFVLAAFVGFEVVSKVSTILHTPLMSGANAIHGVILVGAILITGAAESTAPLVLGLLAVFLATVNVVGGFVVTDRMLEMFKGHRR; encoded by the coding sequence GTGATCGACCTGTTGACGATCTTCGTGCTCGCCGCGTTCGTGGGGTTCGAGGTGGTCTCGAAGGTGTCCACGATCCTGCACACGCCGCTGATGTCGGGTGCCAACGCCATCCACGGCGTGATCCTGGTCGGCGCCATCCTGATCACCGGCGCCGCCGAGAGCACCGCGCCGCTCGTGCTGGGGCTGCTCGCGGTGTTCCTGGCCACGGTCAACGTGGTCGGCGGGTTCGTGGTCACCGACCGGATGCTGGAGATGTTCAAGGGGCACCGGCGATGA
- a CDS encoding NAD(P)(+) transhydrogenase (Re/Si-specific) subunit beta, translating to MSAQLAYLVAALCFLLALKGLSTPRFARAGNLLGAAGMVLAVVTAFVQGAVHNGLWILVAIALGAVVAVPAARSVKMTAIPQMVALFNGVGGAAAALVALAEFHDGGPLLFRIATVLTVLIGSVSFSGSLVTFAKLQEIMTTRPVVLPAGRVLSIGVVVACLALAAAVLVTSSGALLIALTVAGLLLGIAFVLPVGGADVPIAISLLNAFTGLAVAASGYVLANTLLIVAGTLVGASGTLLTRMMAQAMGRPLTNILFGAFTATVVQVRGEEQRTVRSGTVEDVAILLGYAHSVVVVPGYGLAVAQAQHAARELVTLLEARGITVNYGIHPVAGRMPGHMNVLLAEADVPYEQLKELDDVNPGMTSMDVALVVGANDVVNPGARDEPSSPIYGMPIFDVDRARAVVFMKRSMRPGFAGVDNELLYNAKTTLLFGDAKESLTKLLAAVKQL from the coding sequence ATGAGCGCGCAACTGGCCTACCTCGTCGCCGCGCTGTGCTTCCTGTTGGCGCTCAAGGGCCTGAGCACGCCGCGGTTCGCCCGCGCGGGCAACCTGCTCGGCGCCGCGGGCATGGTGCTGGCCGTGGTGACGGCCTTCGTCCAAGGGGCCGTCCACAACGGACTGTGGATCCTGGTCGCCATCGCGCTGGGCGCGGTCGTCGCGGTACCCGCCGCGCGCTCGGTGAAGATGACCGCCATCCCGCAGATGGTGGCCCTGTTCAACGGGGTCGGCGGCGCGGCGGCCGCGCTCGTCGCGCTGGCGGAGTTCCACGACGGCGGCCCGCTGCTATTCCGGATCGCGACCGTGCTCACCGTGCTGATCGGCTCGGTCAGCTTCTCCGGCAGCCTGGTCACGTTCGCGAAGCTCCAGGAGATCATGACGACCCGCCCGGTCGTGCTGCCCGCGGGCCGCGTGCTGAGCATCGGCGTCGTGGTGGCCTGCCTCGCGCTGGCGGCGGCCGTGCTGGTGACGTCGTCGGGTGCGCTGCTGATCGCCCTGACGGTCGCCGGGTTGCTGCTCGGCATCGCCTTCGTGCTGCCGGTCGGCGGCGCGGACGTGCCGATCGCGATCTCGCTGCTGAACGCGTTCACCGGGCTGGCGGTCGCCGCGTCCGGGTACGTGCTGGCGAACACGCTGCTGATCGTGGCGGGGACGCTGGTCGGCGCGTCCGGCACGTTGCTGACGCGGATGATGGCGCAGGCCATGGGCAGGCCGCTGACGAACATCCTGTTCGGGGCGTTCACCGCGACCGTCGTGCAGGTGCGCGGTGAGGAGCAGCGGACGGTCCGCTCCGGGACGGTGGAGGACGTCGCGATCCTGTTGGGGTACGCGCATTCCGTCGTCGTGGTGCCCGGCTATGGGTTGGCGGTGGCGCAGGCGCAGCACGCGGCTCGGGAGTTGGTGACGTTGTTGGAGGCGCGGGGGATCACGGTCAACTACGGGATCCACCCTGTCGCGGGGCGGATGCCGGGGCACATGAACGTGCTGCTGGCGGAGGCGGATGTGCCTTATGAGCAGTTGAAGGAACTCGACGATGTGAATCCTGGGATGACGAGCATGGATGTGGCGTTGGTGGTGGGGGCCAACGACGTGGTGAACCCAGGGGCGCGGGATGAGCCGAGCAGTCCGATCTACGGGATGCCGATCTTCGATGTGGATCGGGCTCGGGCTGTGGTGTTCATGAAGAGGTCGATGAGGCCCGGGTTCGCTGGGGTTGACAACGAGTTGCTGTACAACGCGAAGACGACGTTGTTGTTCGGGGATGCGAAGGAGTCGTTGACGAAGTTGTTGGCGGCGGTGAAGCAGTTGTAG
- a CDS encoding diguanylate cyclase domain-containing protein: MRAVYSTTYIPMSSAEIELFLLELVDVIADALQAEPFSAEPVAVVGDRMVAAHLTGVETLQRTVEVLGRALLFAPELRGVDRLAEKVVAILGALGARFATATRLDAFRQQEEIKSALLHAKQGVERVLRVSEARFREVFDSSVMGIVITELDGTIVEANEAMNGILGGRERLIGRSLPARFHPDDAEVLTASYRAVREGAVDRFREQRRLVRIDGEPAWVYLAVSVLRDADGEAAFHVTMVEDVSELHLMQKNLDSLLLRDPLTGLSNRQHFVTQLETVHSRSEHGITLYHLDLDSFALINNGLGHDTGDRLLQQTASRLRAVVADQDAFVARIGGDEFAVVVDNSPGSPGVTEMIDLINDELSAPTFVEDLGIAVTATIGVLDRPSPEWTVGQLLRAANTTLHQAKAKGKRQWLPYDPHEDARQRAAARISASMPGAFENGELEVDFHPVIGLADRTVVGVSARLRWGSLGHRQCLDMAAETGLSLPVGQWMLRHAAERMVHWRNTTGTPLLPLHVALSPMQSRDEDLVGAVKQTLDETGLPVGDLRISLHTRAVLIGGSDDNVQVLTDSGIPTGLNDFHGGQDELALLSELPIDSVTIAPTTVRALATHTDRNPLLHNAMTSLVALVREAGITVTAAGVNTDTEADWWAQIGTDTAQGDFYTATRTPTALADLFNTQP; the protein is encoded by the coding sequence ATGAGGGCCGTCTACTCCACGACGTACATCCCGATGTCGTCCGCCGAGATCGAGCTGTTCCTGCTCGAACTGGTGGACGTGATCGCGGACGCGCTCCAGGCCGAGCCGTTCTCGGCCGAGCCCGTCGCGGTGGTCGGCGACCGGATGGTGGCGGCGCACCTCACCGGCGTGGAGACGTTGCAGCGCACCGTGGAGGTGCTCGGTCGCGCGCTGCTGTTCGCCCCGGAGCTGCGCGGTGTCGACCGGCTGGCGGAGAAGGTCGTCGCGATCCTCGGCGCGCTCGGCGCGCGGTTCGCGACGGCGACGCGGCTCGACGCGTTCCGCCAGCAGGAGGAGATCAAGAGCGCGCTGCTGCACGCGAAGCAGGGTGTCGAGCGGGTGCTCAGGGTCAGCGAGGCCCGGTTCCGCGAGGTGTTCGACTCGTCGGTGATGGGCATCGTGATCACCGAGCTGGACGGCACGATCGTCGAGGCGAACGAGGCCATGAACGGGATCCTCGGCGGCCGCGAGAGGCTGATCGGGCGGTCGCTGCCCGCCCGCTTCCACCCCGACGACGCCGAGGTGCTGACCGCGTCCTACCGCGCCGTGCGCGAGGGCGCGGTGGACCGGTTCCGCGAGCAGCGCAGGCTCGTGCGGATCGACGGCGAACCGGCGTGGGTGTACCTGGCGGTGTCGGTGCTGCGCGACGCCGACGGCGAGGCCGCGTTCCACGTGACGATGGTCGAGGACGTCAGCGAGCTGCACCTGATGCAGAAGAACCTCGACTCGCTGCTGCTGCGCGACCCGCTGACCGGGCTGTCGAACCGGCAGCACTTCGTCACCCAGCTGGAGACGGTGCACAGCCGCTCCGAGCACGGGATCACGCTCTACCACCTGGACCTCGACTCGTTCGCGCTGATCAACAACGGGCTCGGCCACGACACCGGCGACCGGCTGCTCCAGCAGACCGCGTCGCGGCTGCGGGCCGTCGTCGCCGACCAGGACGCCTTCGTCGCGCGGATCGGCGGCGACGAGTTCGCCGTCGTGGTCGACAACTCCCCCGGCTCGCCCGGTGTCACCGAGATGATCGACCTGATCAACGACGAGCTGTCCGCGCCGACGTTCGTCGAAGACCTCGGCATCGCCGTCACCGCGACCATCGGCGTGCTCGACCGCCCGTCCCCCGAGTGGACGGTGGGCCAGCTGCTGCGCGCCGCGAACACGACGCTGCACCAGGCGAAGGCCAAGGGCAAGCGCCAGTGGCTGCCCTACGACCCGCACGAGGACGCCCGCCAGCGCGCGGCCGCGCGCATCTCCGCCTCCATGCCCGGCGCCTTCGAGAACGGCGAGCTGGAGGTCGACTTCCACCCCGTCATCGGCCTCGCCGACCGAACCGTCGTCGGCGTCTCCGCCCGCCTGCGCTGGGGCTCCCTCGGCCACCGCCAGTGCCTCGACATGGCCGCCGAAACCGGCCTGTCCCTGCCCGTCGGCCAGTGGATGCTGCGGCACGCCGCCGAACGAATGGTCCACTGGCGCAACACCACCGGCACACCCCTGCTCCCCCTGCACGTCGCCCTGAGCCCCATGCAGTCCCGCGACGAGGACCTCGTGGGCGCGGTGAAGCAAACCCTCGACGAAACCGGCTTACCCGTCGGGGACCTGCGCATCTCCTTGCACACCAGGGCCGTGCTCATCGGCGGCAGCGACGACAACGTCCAAGTGCTCACCGACTCCGGCATCCCCACCGGCCTGAACGACTTCCACGGCGGCCAGGACGAACTGGCCCTCCTGTCCGAACTACCGATCGACTCCGTCACCATCGCCCCCACCACCGTCCGCGCCCTCGCCACCCACACCGACCGCAATCCGTTGCTGCACAACGCAATGACGTCCCTCGTGGCACTAGTCCGCGAGGCAGGGATCACCGTCACCGCCGCAGGCGTGAACACCGACACCGAAGCCGACTGGTGGGCACAAATCGGCACCGACACAGCCCAAGGCGACTTCTACACCGCCACCCGCACCCCCACCGCACTAGCCGACTTGTTCAACACCCAACCGTGA
- a CDS encoding SAM-dependent methyltransferase has product MELANWVPDGVDTGLPSAARLYDYLLGGGHNFAGDRALGEKFIKAQPNARAIARLNRAFLRRSVLFMIDRGIRQFLDLGSGIPTVGNVHEVARRAAPESRVVYVDFEDIAVAHSRMLLEDDPLATIVQEDMTEPGVVVEAALRTGLVDFAEPLGVLAVGVFHFVPPERDPEGVVAAYRDAVVPGSHLALSQFTADLQPVEMAGVVEVMKGSMNPMFPRTLAEITGLFAGFDVVEPGVVPLPLWRPEGVSDDDPAKAGILGGVGRKR; this is encoded by the coding sequence GTGGAACTGGCGAACTGGGTGCCCGACGGCGTCGACACCGGCCTCCCGAGCGCCGCCCGCCTGTACGACTACCTGCTCGGCGGAGGCCACAACTTCGCCGGTGACCGGGCGCTGGGCGAGAAGTTCATCAAGGCGCAGCCGAACGCCCGCGCCATCGCCCGCCTGAACCGCGCGTTCCTGCGCCGCTCCGTGCTGTTCATGATCGACCGCGGCATCCGGCAGTTCCTGGACCTCGGGTCCGGCATTCCGACCGTCGGCAACGTGCACGAGGTCGCCAGGCGGGCCGCCCCGGAGTCGCGGGTGGTGTACGTCGACTTCGAGGACATCGCGGTGGCGCACAGCCGGATGCTGCTGGAGGACGACCCGCTGGCGACGATCGTGCAGGAGGACATGACCGAGCCGGGCGTGGTGGTCGAGGCCGCGCTGCGCACGGGTCTGGTCGACTTCGCCGAGCCGCTGGGCGTGCTGGCGGTCGGCGTCTTCCACTTCGTCCCGCCGGAACGGGACCCGGAGGGGGTCGTCGCCGCCTACCGGGACGCCGTCGTCCCCGGCAGCCACCTGGCGCTCTCGCAGTTCACCGCGGACTTGCAGCCCGTCGAGATGGCCGGGGTCGTCGAGGTGATGAAGGGGAGCATGAACCCCATGTTCCCGCGCACCCTGGCGGAGATCACCGGTCTGTTCGCGGGGTTCGACGTCGTCGAACCCGGTGTCGTGCCGCTGCCGCTGTGGCGGCCGGAGGGCGTCTCCGACGACGACCCCGCGAAGGCCGGGATACTCGGAGGCGTGGGCCGCAAGCGGTGA